In Bactrocera oleae isolate idBacOlea1 chromosome 3, idBacOlea1, whole genome shotgun sequence, a genomic segment contains:
- the LOC138856091 gene encoding uncharacterized protein has translation MEVDMAATPTPAVRSAINVPRPEATPIPRTAAATVPATAPRNGARPLPPSSAPTTINMEVDMAATPTPAVRSAINVPRPEATPIPRTAAATVPATAPRNGARPLPPSSAPTTHFSKHAATTTSAGCPSARALPQLFVYGPHDTGVYVGYALPTVQ, from the exons atggaagtagatatggcagcaacaccaacgccagctgtgaggtccgccatcaatgtgccgcgccctgaGGCAACTCCAATaccacgaaccgcagcggcaacCGTTCCTGCCaccgctccccgtaatggcgcgcgaccactaccaccttcatcagcaccgacaacg atcaatatggaagtagatatggcagcaacaccaacgccagctgtgaggtccgccatcaatgtgccgcgccctgaGGCAACTCCAATaccacgaaccgcagcggcaacCGTTCCTGCCaccgctccccgtaatggcgcgcgaccactaccaccttcatcagcaccgacaacg catttttcgaagcatgcagccaccacaacgtcagcaggttgcccaagcgcacgggcactgcctcaaCTGTTTGTCTACGGTCCACACGACACCGGAGTGTACGTCGGTTACGCTTTGCCAACTGTGCAATAG